A single region of the Stutzerimonas stutzeri genome encodes:
- the rpiA gene encoding ribose-5-phosphate isomerase RpiA, which translates to MTQDQLKQAVAQAAVDLIVPQLNDRSIVGVGTGSTANFFIDLLAKHKAAFDGAVASSDATAERLKGHGIPVYDLNSVADLEFYVDGADETNRHLELIKGGGAALTREKIVAAVAKTFICIADGSKLVDRLGTFPLPVEVIPMARSHVGRELVKLGGDPVYREGVVTDNGNVILDVHNLMIGFAPEVEAKINNIVGVVTNGLFAARPADILLLGTAEGVQTLKPE; encoded by the coding sequence ATGACCCAGGATCAACTCAAGCAGGCCGTCGCCCAAGCGGCTGTCGATCTCATCGTTCCGCAGCTCAACGACCGCAGTATCGTTGGCGTCGGCACCGGCTCCACCGCCAACTTCTTCATCGATCTGCTGGCCAAGCACAAGGCAGCGTTCGACGGCGCCGTGGCCAGTTCCGACGCGACCGCCGAGCGCCTCAAGGGCCATGGCATCCCGGTGTATGACCTCAACTCGGTCGCCGATCTGGAGTTCTATGTCGATGGCGCCGACGAAACCAACCGCCATCTGGAGTTGATCAAGGGCGGCGGTGCCGCGCTGACTCGCGAGAAGATCGTCGCCGCCGTGGCCAAGACCTTCATCTGCATCGCCGACGGCAGCAAGCTGGTGGACCGACTCGGCACCTTCCCGCTGCCGGTGGAGGTCATTCCCATGGCGCGCAGCCATGTCGGCCGCGAGCTGGTCAAGCTGGGCGGCGATCCGGTCTACCGGGAAGGCGTGGTGACCGACAACGGCAACGTCATCCTCGACGTGCACAACCTGATGATCGGCTTCGCACCTGAGGTCGAGGCGAAGATCAACAATATCGTCGGCGTGGTGACCAACGGCTTGTTCGCCGCGCGTCCGGCCGACATCCTGCTGCTCGGCACGGCAGAAGGCGTGCAGACGCTCAAGCCCGAGTGA
- a CDS encoding SdiA-regulated domain-containing protein yields MRRASTIVLAGLASLGLLLAIAAGLHFKLFERAWFNLAQWYHADTRQAASLWLPDYRAVIQARQVEGIDDDLSALTFDPDRRSLIAITNGDPQLLELSLEGELLRSIPLVGFGDPEAIEYISRGVYVISDERLQRLLRVDISEHTERIDAAASQQLSLGLGQNGNKGFEGLAYDVAGQRLFVAKERDPVRIYEVEGFPYADDGQPLAVHVSDDLERDADLFVRDLSSLQYHAQTGHLLALSDESRLIVELDTHGKPISTLSLRGGRHGLERDVPQAEGVAMGPDGTLYLVSEPNLFYVFRKDD; encoded by the coding sequence ATGCGTCGTGCATCAACCATCGTGCTGGCTGGGCTGGCCAGCCTCGGCCTGTTGCTGGCCATCGCAGCCGGGCTGCACTTCAAACTGTTCGAACGTGCCTGGTTCAACCTGGCCCAGTGGTACCACGCCGATACGCGTCAGGCCGCCTCGTTGTGGCTGCCCGACTACCGCGCGGTTATCCAGGCTCGCCAGGTGGAGGGCATCGATGACGACCTGTCGGCGCTGACCTTCGATCCCGACCGCCGCAGCCTGATCGCCATTACCAACGGCGACCCGCAGCTGCTCGAGCTCAGCCTCGAAGGCGAGCTGCTGCGCTCGATTCCATTGGTGGGATTTGGCGACCCGGAAGCCATCGAGTACATCTCCCGCGGCGTCTACGTGATCAGTGATGAGCGGCTGCAGCGCCTGTTGCGCGTGGACATCAGCGAGCACACCGAGCGGATCGACGCGGCCGCCAGCCAACAGCTTTCGCTGGGCCTCGGCCAGAATGGCAACAAGGGGTTCGAGGGGCTGGCCTATGACGTTGCGGGCCAGCGGTTGTTCGTCGCCAAGGAACGCGATCCGGTGCGCATCTACGAAGTGGAGGGCTTTCCCTACGCCGACGATGGCCAGCCACTGGCCGTGCACGTGAGTGACGATCTCGAGCGCGACGCGGATCTCTTCGTGCGGGACCTGTCGAGCCTGCAATACCACGCGCAGACCGGTCACCTGCTGGCGCTGTCGGACGAGTCGCGCCTGATCGTCGAGCTGGACACCCACGGCAAACCCATCAGCACGCTATCGCTGCGCGGTGGCAGGCATGGACTGGAGCGGGACGTGCCGCAGGCCGAAGGGGTCGCCATGGGGCCGGACGGCACGTTGTACCTGGTGAGCGAGCCGAATCTGTTCTACGTGTTTCGCAAGGACGATTAG
- a CDS encoding SdiA-regulated domain-containing protein produces MFARPSRLRRCLYVLLLLTVCAALLTGWMLHWNDQLGLYWREQSVNAEERAASVWLPDYELVLETTLAGLEDDQTSGLTWNPSTGTLFTVTGHTPQLIEFSPGGVVLRRIQLTGFSDPEAVEALDDGRMGIVDERQRLVAVFRLRPGAESLDVTEAYRYDLGFEHAGNKGFEGLAWNPRTRRLLLAKERDPQGLFELQIPDNGGLASALEALPEQPLLVRDISSVAIDPRTGHTLMLSDESRLLVELDLQGRPRSFIRLLGGLNGLVDGIDQAEGVAMDERGNIYVVGEPNRFYVFSRRR; encoded by the coding sequence ATTTTCGCCCGACCGTCGCGCCTGCGCCGGTGCCTTTACGTCTTGCTCTTGCTCACCGTCTGCGCCGCCCTGCTGACCGGCTGGATGCTGCACTGGAACGATCAGCTCGGCCTTTACTGGCGGGAGCAATCGGTGAACGCCGAGGAGCGTGCGGCGAGTGTCTGGCTGCCGGACTACGAGCTGGTACTGGAAACCACCCTTGCCGGCCTGGAGGACGACCAGACTTCGGGGCTGACCTGGAACCCGTCAACCGGCACCCTGTTCACCGTGACCGGGCATACCCCACAGCTGATCGAGTTCTCTCCGGGCGGTGTGGTGCTTCGGCGTATCCAGCTGACTGGCTTTTCCGATCCCGAAGCGGTCGAGGCATTGGACGATGGACGCATGGGTATCGTCGACGAGCGCCAGCGGCTGGTCGCCGTGTTCCGGCTGCGCCCGGGCGCCGAAAGCCTCGATGTGACCGAGGCGTACCGCTACGACCTGGGTTTCGAGCACGCCGGCAACAAGGGCTTCGAGGGCCTGGCCTGGAACCCGCGCACTCGCCGCTTGCTACTGGCCAAGGAGCGCGATCCGCAGGGCTTGTTCGAGCTGCAGATCCCCGACAATGGCGGCCTGGCCAGTGCGCTCGAAGCACTGCCTGAGCAGCCGCTGCTGGTGCGCGATATTTCGTCGGTGGCAATCGATCCGCGCACCGGCCATACCCTGATGCTGTCCGATGAATCCCGCCTGCTGGTCGAGCTCGACCTGCAAGGTCGACCGCGTAGTTTCATCCGGTTGCTCGGCGGGCTCAACGGCCTCGTGGACGGCATCGATCAGGCCGAGGGCGTGGCGATGGACGAGCGCGGCAACATCTATGTCGTCGGCGAACCGAATCGCTTCTATGTTTTCAGTCGGCGACGGTGA
- a CDS encoding fumarylacetoacetate hydrolase family protein, producing MNYKHQYTDGTTIHYPLGKVVCIGRNYAEHAKELNNPVPTEPLLFIKAGSCTVPLEGGFSIPTNRGAVHYEAEIAVLIGKPLSRKPNEEEVRDAISGFAPALDLTLRDVQAKLKEKGHPWEIAKSFDGACVLAPFVPGDAVQDLTDIGIRLTINGEVRQDGNSSQMLNAILPLLQHIAGHFNLQPGDVVLTGTPAGVGPLNQGDELVLELVGLSRFESRVH from the coding sequence ATGAACTACAAGCATCAGTACACCGACGGCACCACCATTCATTACCCGCTGGGCAAGGTGGTCTGCATCGGTCGCAACTACGCCGAGCACGCCAAGGAACTGAACAATCCGGTGCCGACCGAGCCGCTGCTGTTCATCAAGGCCGGCAGCTGCACCGTGCCGCTGGAAGGGGGCTTCAGCATCCCCACCAACCGTGGCGCTGTGCATTACGAAGCGGAAATTGCCGTGTTGATCGGCAAGCCACTGTCACGCAAACCGAACGAGGAAGAAGTGCGTGACGCCATTTCCGGCTTCGCCCCGGCGCTGGATCTGACCCTGCGCGACGTACAGGCCAAGCTGAAAGAGAAGGGTCATCCATGGGAAATCGCCAAGAGCTTCGACGGTGCCTGCGTGCTTGCGCCCTTCGTCCCGGGTGATGCGGTGCAGGACCTGACCGATATCGGCATTCGCCTGACCATCAACGGGGAAGTTCGCCAGGACGGCAACAGCAGCCAGATGCTCAACGCCATCCTGCCGCTGCTGCAGCACATCGCCGGACATTTCAATCTACAGCCCGGCGACGTGGTTTTGACCGGCACGCCCGCGGGCGTCGGCCCCTTGAACCAGGGCGACGAACTGGTCCTCGAGCTGGTCGGCCTGTCCCGTTTCGAGAGCCGCGTGCACTGA
- a CDS encoding FAD-binding oxidoreductase, which yields MTDSVLIDELKALVEPGKVLTDADSLNTFGKDWTKHYAPAPTAIVFPKTVEQVQAIVRWANERRVALVPSGGRTGLSAAAVAANGEVVVSFDYMNQILSFDEMDRTVVCQPGVITAQLQQFAEDKGLYYPVDFASAGSSQIGGNIGTNAGGIKVIRYGMTRNWVAGLKVVTGKGDLLELNKDLIKNATGYDLRQLFIGAEGTLGFVVEATMRLERQPTNLTAMVLGTPDFESIMPVLHAFQDKLDLTAFEFFSDKCLDKLLGRGDIPAPFETRTPFYALLEFEATTEERAEQALATFERCVNEGWVVDGVMSQSEQQLQNLWKLREYISETISHWTPYKNDISVTVSKVPAFLADIDAIVTQNYPDFEVLWYGHIGDGNLHLNILKPEALSKDAFFDKCAAVNKWVFETVERYNGSISAEHGVGMTKRDYLTYSRSHAEIAYMKAIKAAFDPNGIMNPGKIFA from the coding sequence ATGACCGATTCTGTCCTGATCGACGAGCTGAAGGCCCTGGTCGAGCCCGGCAAGGTGCTGACCGATGCCGATTCGCTGAACACCTTCGGCAAGGACTGGACCAAGCATTACGCACCGGCCCCCACCGCCATCGTGTTCCCGAAAACGGTCGAGCAGGTGCAGGCCATCGTGCGCTGGGCCAACGAGCGCCGGGTCGCCCTGGTGCCGTCCGGCGGTCGCACCGGACTCTCCGCCGCGGCGGTCGCCGCCAACGGTGAGGTGGTGGTGTCCTTCGACTATATGAACCAGATTCTCTCGTTCGACGAGATGGATCGCACCGTCGTCTGCCAGCCCGGGGTCATCACCGCCCAGCTGCAGCAGTTCGCCGAGGACAAGGGCCTCTACTACCCGGTGGATTTCGCCTCGGCCGGCTCCAGCCAGATCGGCGGCAACATCGGCACCAACGCCGGTGGGATCAAGGTGATTCGCTACGGCATGACCCGCAACTGGGTGGCGGGCCTGAAAGTGGTCACCGGCAAGGGCGACCTGCTGGAGCTCAACAAGGACCTGATCAAGAACGCCACGGGTTACGACCTGCGCCAGCTGTTCATTGGTGCCGAGGGTACGCTGGGCTTCGTCGTCGAGGCGACCATGCGCCTGGAGCGCCAGCCCACCAACCTCACCGCGATGGTGCTGGGCACGCCGGATTTCGAGTCGATCATGCCGGTGCTGCACGCCTTCCAGGACAAGCTGGACCTGACCGCCTTCGAGTTCTTCTCCGACAAATGCCTGGACAAGCTGCTCGGTCGCGGTGACATCCCCGCACCGTTCGAGACCCGCACGCCGTTCTATGCGCTGCTCGAGTTCGAGGCGACCACCGAGGAGCGCGCCGAGCAGGCCCTGGCGACCTTCGAGCGTTGCGTCAACGAAGGCTGGGTGGTCGACGGCGTGATGAGTCAGAGCGAACAGCAGCTGCAGAACCTCTGGAAGCTGCGCGAATACATTTCCGAGACCATCTCGCACTGGACGCCCTACAAGAACGACATCTCCGTGACCGTTTCCAAGGTGCCGGCCTTCCTTGCCGATATCGACGCCATCGTCACGCAGAACTATCCGGACTTCGAGGTGCTCTGGTACGGCCACATCGGCGACGGCAACCTGCACCTGAACATCCTCAAGCCCGAGGCGCTGTCCAAGGATGCCTTTTTCGACAAGTGCGCCGCGGTCAACAAGTGGGTGTTCGAGACGGTTGAACGGTATAACGGCTCGATTTCCGCCGAGCATGGCGTCGGCATGACCAAGCGCGATTACCTGACCTATAGCCGTTCGCACGCCGAAATTGCCTACATGAAGGCGATCAAGGCGGCCTTCGACCCCAACGGCATCATGAATCCGGGCAAGATTTTCGCCTGA
- the serA gene encoding phosphoglycerate dehydrogenase → MSQTSLDKSKIKFLLLEGVHQNAVDTLKAAGYSNIEYLKTALTDAELKEKIADVHFIGIRSRTQLTKEVFEAASKLIAVGCFCIGTNQVDLNAARELGIAVFNAPYSNTRSVAELVLAEAILLLRGIPEKNASCHRGGWIKSAANSFEIRGKKLGIIGYGSIGTQLSVLAESLGMQVYFYDVVTKLPLGNATQIGSLYELLGMCDIVSLHVPELPSTQWMIGEKEIRAMKKGSILINAARGTVVELDHLAEAIKDEHLIGAAIDVFPVEPKSNDEEFESPLRGLDRVILTPHIGGSTAEAQANIGLEVAEKLVKYSDNGTSVSSVNFPEVALPSHPGKHRLLHIHENIPGVMSEINKVFADNGINICGQFLQTNDKVGYVVIDVDKEYSDLALEKLQQVNGTIRSRVLF, encoded by the coding sequence ATGAGCCAGACCTCTCTCGACAAGAGCAAGATCAAGTTCCTTCTTCTCGAAGGCGTTCACCAGAACGCGGTCGACACCCTCAAGGCCGCAGGCTACTCCAACATCGAGTACCTCAAGACTGCGCTGACCGACGCGGAGCTGAAGGAAAAGATCGCTGATGTCCACTTCATCGGCATTCGTTCGCGCACCCAGCTGACCAAGGAAGTCTTCGAAGCCGCGAGCAAACTGATTGCCGTCGGCTGCTTCTGCATCGGCACCAACCAGGTCGACCTCAATGCCGCGCGCGAACTCGGCATCGCGGTGTTCAACGCGCCCTACTCCAACACCCGTTCGGTCGCTGAGCTGGTGCTGGCGGAAGCCATCCTGCTGCTACGCGGCATCCCGGAGAAGAACGCTTCCTGCCATCGCGGCGGCTGGATCAAGTCCGCGGCCAACTCGTTCGAAATTCGCGGCAAGAAGCTTGGCATCATCGGTTACGGCTCGATCGGCACGCAGCTGTCGGTACTCGCCGAGAGCCTCGGCATGCAGGTCTACTTCTATGACGTGGTGACCAAGCTGCCGCTGGGCAACGCCACCCAGATCGGCTCGCTGTACGAGCTGCTGGGCATGTGCGACATCGTCTCCCTGCACGTTCCGGAACTGCCGTCGACCCAATGGATGATCGGCGAGAAGGAAATCCGCGCGATGAAGAAGGGCAGCATCCTGATCAACGCTGCCCGCGGTACCGTGGTCGAGCTGGACCACCTGGCCGAAGCGATCAAGGACGAGCACCTGATCGGTGCCGCCATCGACGTGTTCCCGGTCGAGCCGAAGTCCAACGACGAGGAATTCGAAAGCCCCCTGCGCGGTCTGGATCGCGTGATCCTGACTCCGCACATCGGTGGTTCCACCGCCGAAGCCCAGGCCAACATCGGTCTGGAAGTCGCCGAGAAGCTGGTCAAGTACAGCGACAACGGCACCTCGGTGTCCTCGGTCAACTTCCCTGAAGTGGCCCTGCCGTCGCATCCGGGCAAGCACCGTCTGCTGCACATCCACGAGAACATCCCGGGCGTGATGAGCGAAATCAACAAGGTGTTCGCCGACAACGGCATCAACATCTGCGGCCAGTTCCTGCAGACCAACGACAAGGTCGGCTACGTGGTCATCGACGTGGACAAGGAGTACTCCGACCTGGCGCTGGAAAAACTGCAGCAGGTCAACGGCACCATCCGCAGCCGCGTACTGTTCTAA
- a CDS encoding OPT family oligopeptide transporter produces MSEPQRELTLRALATGLLLGAVLTPSNVYSGLKIGWSFNMSIIALLVGFGFWQSLARTGRQPAWSLHESNINQTAASSAASIISSGLVAPIPAYTLITGQSFDTLPLMAWVFSVSFLGIWVAWYLRPSLIVEGGLRFPEGMATLATMQQIYSHGAEAVRRLWVLGAAAVLAALSKLVDSLWTLPRWAPGMQLERLTFSLEPSLLLVGFGGIIGLRVGLSLLLGAVLAWGLLSPWLIAEGLVAMPADARGPQFALLIEWLLWPGVSLMVCATLTSLGLRAVRARRAPASRGWAPRRPSPLPLLGLASAALWVVAMQVILFDIQPLMAALSIPLAVLLAMVAARVVGATGIPPIGAIGQLSQLSFGAVAPGQVAINLMSANTAGGAAGQCTDLLNDFKVGHAIGAAPSRQVVAQCLGILVGSLVGVMVYQLLIPDPQAMLITPEWPAPAVATWKAVAEALTAGLGSIGPDIRWAMLVGALAGIGLGILEGLASVSRLRWLPSSAALGLAFIIPASISLMMAFGSLLAWAFAARWRGLAERFVIVAAAGLVAGESMAGVGISLWQLLR; encoded by the coding sequence ATGAGTGAACCCCAACGCGAATTAACGCTGCGCGCATTGGCGACCGGCCTGCTGCTCGGTGCCGTGCTGACGCCTTCGAATGTCTACTCCGGGCTGAAGATCGGTTGGTCGTTCAACATGTCGATCATTGCGCTGCTGGTCGGCTTCGGCTTCTGGCAGAGCCTGGCGCGAACCGGGCGCCAACCGGCCTGGTCGCTGCATGAGAGCAATATCAACCAGACCGCCGCGTCCTCCGCGGCGTCGATCATCTCCAGCGGACTGGTGGCGCCCATTCCGGCCTACACGCTGATCACCGGGCAGTCGTTCGATACCTTGCCGTTGATGGCTTGGGTGTTCTCGGTGAGCTTTCTCGGTATCTGGGTCGCCTGGTACCTGCGGCCCTCATTGATCGTCGAAGGCGGTCTGCGGTTTCCCGAGGGGATGGCGACCTTGGCGACCATGCAGCAGATCTACAGCCACGGCGCCGAAGCGGTCAGGCGGTTGTGGGTGCTTGGCGCTGCCGCCGTGCTGGCCGCACTGAGCAAGCTGGTCGACAGCCTCTGGACCTTGCCGCGCTGGGCGCCTGGCATGCAGCTGGAACGCCTCACGTTCAGCCTCGAACCCTCGCTGCTACTGGTGGGCTTTGGCGGCATCATCGGTTTGCGGGTCGGCCTGTCGCTATTGCTCGGGGCGGTGCTGGCCTGGGGGCTGCTGTCGCCCTGGCTGATCGCCGAAGGCCTGGTCGCGATGCCGGCCGACGCGCGCGGGCCGCAGTTCGCCCTGCTCATCGAGTGGTTGCTCTGGCCCGGTGTCAGTCTGATGGTGTGCGCCACCTTGACCTCCCTCGGGTTGCGAGCGGTGCGCGCCCGCCGCGCGCCGGCGTCACGGGGGTGGGCACCTCGTCGGCCCAGCCCGCTTCCGCTGCTCGGATTGGCTTCGGCGGCGTTGTGGGTGGTGGCCATGCAGGTGATCTTGTTCGACATCCAGCCGCTGATGGCTGCGCTGTCGATCCCCTTGGCGGTGCTTCTGGCAATGGTGGCTGCGCGAGTGGTCGGCGCGACAGGTATCCCGCCGATTGGCGCGATCGGTCAACTGTCGCAATTGAGCTTCGGCGCCGTTGCGCCGGGTCAGGTGGCGATCAATCTCATGAGTGCCAACACGGCCGGTGGCGCCGCGGGCCAATGCACCGATCTGCTCAATGACTTCAAGGTGGGGCACGCCATCGGCGCGGCACCGTCACGCCAGGTGGTCGCTCAGTGTCTGGGCATTCTGGTGGGCAGCCTGGTGGGGGTGATGGTTTACCAGCTGCTGATCCCCGATCCGCAGGCCATGTTGATCACCCCCGAATGGCCGGCGCCCGCGGTGGCAACCTGGAAGGCTGTCGCCGAGGCCCTGACCGCCGGACTCGGGTCGATCGGTCCGGACATCCGCTGGGCGATGCTGGTTGGCGCGCTGGCCGGTATCGGTCTGGGCATTCTCGAAGGGCTCGCCTCGGTATCCCGCTTGCGCTGGCTGCCCAGTTCCGCCGCGCTGGGCTTGGCCTTCATCATTCCCGCCTCGATCTCGCTGATGATGGCGTTCGGTTCGCTGCTGGCCTGGGCGTTCGCGGCGCGCTGGCGCGGCCTCGCCGAGCGATTCGTGATCGTGGCGGCGGCCGGGTTGGTGGCGGGCGAAAGCATGGCGGGCGTCGGCATCTCGCTCTGGCAGTTGCTGCGCTGA
- a CDS encoding helix-turn-helix transcriptional regulator, producing MFFRHFLGEQAQLDVALSRIGESVRETSDLFLVDAGSSQTEQLSRLLDQLEDDTPVALVNIAPEQAELLVDKHPGIRGVFYSHATREHLLDGIQVLLDGGDWLPRVLTERLLSQWRRMRQLAGSKPSLTLREREILSLAGKGLSNAEIAEQLCLSPHTIKSHIHNLLRKIGASNRAEAAFLLRGRLDWSESCHA from the coding sequence TTGTTCTTCAGACATTTCCTCGGCGAACAGGCCCAGCTCGACGTCGCCCTGTCACGGATCGGGGAGAGCGTCCGCGAGACCAGCGACCTGTTTCTCGTCGACGCAGGCAGCAGCCAGACCGAACAGCTTTCGCGGCTTCTTGACCAGCTCGAGGACGACACCCCCGTGGCGTTGGTGAACATCGCCCCCGAACAAGCCGAGCTGCTGGTGGACAAGCACCCCGGCATTCGTGGCGTGTTCTACAGCCACGCCACCCGAGAGCACCTGCTCGATGGCATCCAGGTCCTGCTCGACGGCGGTGACTGGCTGCCCAGGGTCCTGACCGAGCGTCTGCTCAGTCAATGGCGTCGCATGCGTCAGCTGGCCGGCAGCAAGCCGTCGCTGACCCTGCGCGAACGCGAGATTCTCAGCCTGGCCGGCAAAGGCCTGTCCAATGCCGAGATCGCCGAGCAGCTGTGCCTGAGCCCACACACCATCAAGAGCCATATCCACAACCTGCTGCGCAAGATCGGCGCCTCCAACCGTGCCGAGGCGGCGTTCCTGCTGCGTGGGCGGTTGGATTGGTCCGAGTCGTGCCACGCCTGA
- a CDS encoding curli production assembly/transport protein CsgE, which produces MPRLTHLLLLALLAVPQAQAAAGQAQREAALSGLIIDNTISRFGHDFHRYLSARLQDASELEADLVVRERPSARWGSLVWVEYGQRTVYRRFLQPNAAEIEPIAAQAAQLILEEVSRSKLESLLQDTFDMDRDEL; this is translated from the coding sequence GTGCCACGCCTGACGCACCTGCTGCTCCTGGCCCTGCTCGCCGTGCCGCAGGCGCAAGCGGCGGCTGGGCAGGCACAGCGCGAGGCAGCGCTGAGCGGGTTGATCATCGACAACACCATCAGCCGCTTCGGCCACGACTTCCACCGCTACCTGAGCGCCCGTTTACAGGACGCGAGCGAGCTGGAGGCCGATCTGGTGGTCCGCGAACGGCCGTCGGCCCGCTGGGGCAGCCTGGTCTGGGTGGAATATGGGCAGCGCACGGTTTATCGCCGTTTCCTGCAGCCCAACGCGGCGGAGATCGAGCCGATCGCGGCACAGGCCGCGCAACTGATACTCGAGGAAGTCAGCCGCAGCAAGCTCGAAAGCCTGCTGCAGGACACCTTCGACATGGACCGTGATGAACTCTGA
- a CDS encoding curli production assembly protein CsgB: MDRLALFRRGVLAALLLIGHAASQAADLLDNGDLAEGPLSLENPAMLALPLDGQSAQVLQQGNDNLAELTQVGDRQLAGIVQQGSDQQAFILQQGDNQLASILQVGQGNIAGISQIGSDNQAAIAQIGANNNASIEQLGSGLSSSVIQYGSGQHIQIVQHQ; the protein is encoded by the coding sequence ATGGATCGTCTAGCCCTGTTTCGCCGTGGCGTGCTCGCCGCGCTTCTGCTCATCGGCCACGCCGCGTCGCAGGCTGCAGACCTGCTCGACAATGGCGACCTGGCCGAGGGCCCGCTCAGTCTCGAAAACCCCGCCATGCTGGCGCTGCCGCTGGACGGACAGAGCGCGCAGGTGCTGCAGCAGGGCAACGACAACCTGGCCGAGCTGACCCAGGTCGGCGACCGTCAGTTGGCCGGCATCGTCCAGCAGGGTAGCGATCAGCAAGCCTTCATCCTGCAGCAAGGCGACAACCAGCTGGCCAGCATCCTTCAGGTCGGCCAGGGCAATATCGCCGGCATCAGCCAGATCGGCAGCGACAACCAGGCCGCCATCGCCCAGATCGGCGCCAATAACAACGCCAGCATCGAGCAGCTTGGCAGTGGCCTGAGCAGTAGCGTCATCCAATACGGAAGCGGTCAGCACATTCAGATCGTGCAACATCAATAG
- the csgH gene encoding curli-like amyloid fiber formation chaperone CsgH, with protein MLTLTLATLMLTTTAAPVQARLELSPDDDQLRLRLCFSSSQPHPLTYHLEVRTNGRAGTSRSRQSGELISGPMEQCPLNNRLGLADDSRIEATLTWTVDGQEQPPLHQAYPATQPASPVPPEPALPPLEEPRAPGELFVNADSHLR; from the coding sequence ATGCTCACCCTTACCCTGGCAACCTTGATGCTGACCACCACTGCCGCACCCGTCCAGGCGCGGCTGGAACTGAGCCCTGACGATGACCAGCTGCGTTTGCGGCTGTGCTTCAGCAGTTCGCAGCCCCACCCGCTGACCTACCACCTCGAGGTGCGTACCAATGGACGCGCCGGCACCAGCCGCAGCCGCCAGTCGGGCGAACTGATCAGTGGTCCCATGGAGCAATGCCCGCTGAACAACCGTCTCGGCTTGGCTGACGACAGCCGAATCGAAGCGACGCTGACCTGGACCGTCGACGGCCAAGAGCAGCCACCGCTGCACCAGGCCTATCCTGCAACGCAACCGGCCAGCCCGGTACCTCCCGAGCCAGCCCTGCCGCCATTGGAAGAGCCGCGTGCGCCCGGCGAGCTGTTCGTCAACGCCGATTCACACCTGCGATAG
- a CDS encoding acyltransferase family protein, translated as MKRFVVLDSFRGVCAVAVVLFHTQILLSFSELSLFRHADLFVEFFFVLSGFVMFHAYGTREFGPHVLKRFVISRTFRLYPLHLLMLLVFIGLEFGKLWAEHHGFSFNDAAFSGKTAPSEILPNALLLQSWISSFNSLSFNTPAWSISIEYYLYMLLGLVLLWVPRYCGQVLALATLVSFSALYVELDVIKPFIWRGASCFFAGALTHQVYRRLEPAVSRMTDRAFFNVLELVCLLLVYRTLTHETPHQGIIASLLFCVVVLVFAYERGVVSQLLQRRGFARLGELSFSIYLTHAAVIFAFTSAAVVLSKLTGTSYTVILDKPGTDQIMRYISSGSVLIDDLLTLLELAMVLAISTFTYHYVELKGIEVGRRLARSEPLRLSQV; from the coding sequence ATGAAACGCTTTGTCGTACTGGATAGTTTTCGCGGTGTGTGTGCGGTTGCGGTGGTGTTGTTTCATACCCAGATCTTGCTGAGTTTCTCCGAGCTCAGTCTTTTTCGGCACGCTGATCTGTTCGTCGAGTTCTTCTTCGTACTCAGCGGTTTCGTCATGTTCCATGCCTACGGCACCCGCGAATTCGGTCCGCACGTGCTCAAACGCTTCGTCATCAGCCGGACGTTCCGCCTGTACCCGCTGCACCTGCTGATGTTGCTGGTGTTCATCGGCCTGGAGTTCGGCAAGCTCTGGGCCGAGCATCATGGTTTCTCGTTCAACGATGCGGCGTTCAGCGGCAAGACCGCCCCGAGCGAAATCCTGCCCAATGCGCTGCTGTTGCAAAGTTGGATCAGCAGCTTCAACAGCCTGTCATTCAACACACCCGCCTGGAGCATCAGCATCGAGTACTACCTGTACATGCTGCTGGGGTTGGTGCTGCTGTGGGTGCCGCGTTATTGCGGACAAGTACTGGCGTTGGCCACGCTGGTGTCCTTTTCGGCACTGTACGTCGAGCTCGACGTGATCAAGCCGTTCATCTGGCGCGGCGCGTCGTGCTTCTTTGCCGGCGCGTTGACCCATCAGGTCTATCGGCGCTTGGAGCCGGCCGTCAGCCGCATGACCGACCGGGCGTTTTTCAACGTGCTCGAGCTGGTGTGCCTGCTGCTGGTGTACCGCACGCTCACCCACGAGACGCCGCATCAGGGCATCATCGCCAGCCTGCTGTTCTGCGTGGTGGTGCTGGTGTTCGCCTACGAGCGCGGCGTGGTCTCGCAATTGCTGCAGCGGCGCGGCTTCGCGCGCCTGGGGGAGCTGTCCTTCTCCATTTATCTGACTCACGCGGCTGTGATCTTCGCCTTTACCAGCGCGGCGGTGGTGCTGTCCAAGCTCACCGGGACGAGTTACACCGTCATCCTCGATAAACCTGGGACCGACCAGATCATGCGCTACATCAGTTCGGGCAGCGTGCTGATCGACGATCTGCTCACCTTGTTGGAGCTGGCGATGGTGCTGGCCATATCGACCTTCACCTATCACTACGTCGAGCTGAAGGGTATCGAGGTCGGGCGCCGTCTCGCGCGCAGCGAGCCGCTGCGGCTATCGCAGGTGTGA